One part of the Salmo salar chromosome ssa10, Ssal_v3.1, whole genome shotgun sequence genome encodes these proteins:
- the LOC123724501 gene encoding zinc finger protein 699 yields the protein MSKIQLLRVFLNERLRTAAEEILWAVEKTIAEEVSRSNEENDRLQRQLEIALIKLNRADILQQSVSEQVPPEQQQCVQEWSPSLRQEDPEPTQIKEEQEELRTSQWEEQLQELEDDTKDSIFTNAFMEPDCEDPTRHSYLYQAQNEGKEERDSLPSTSTAHIKTETGGEDYRLSEPTSDFQPNYARNPYCSAAQRENIDWMGVVGPPSGFKPVKSKKRWTGKRQSSHMNTKGRTSTESSDLKSPRQRDNAPCRCKVCGKSFQYMGSLMKHVQTHTNEKEHICGVCGKCFESTESMKHHIQTHIADRMCCHVCSKCFTSNRDLIVHMRTHTGDKPYQCSDCGKEFSVRNSLKRHMKIHAGGKGYSCSHCDKCFSTSFRLTFHMMRSHRGEIIQVSCM from the exons ATGTCTAAAATACAGCTGTTAAGAGTGTTTCTCAATGAGCGATTAAGAACTGCTGCTGAGGAGATATTATGGGCAGTTGAAAAAACGATAGCAGAAGAAGTTTCCCGTTCAAATGAGGAAAATGACCGTCTACAGAGGCAGCTTGAAATCGCTCTCATAAAGCTAAACAGAGCAG ACATCCTCCAACAGTCAGTCTCGGAACAGGTTCCCCCCGAGCAGCAGCAGTGTGTGCAGGAGTGGAGCCCCAGTCTCAGACAGGAGGACCCAGAGCCTACACAGAtaaaggaggaacaggaggaactCAGGACCAGTCAGTGGGAAGAGCAGCTTCAAGAGCTGGAAGATGATACCAAAGACTCCATATTCACTAATGCCTTTATGGAACCTGACTGTGAGGACCCAACTCGGCACTCATATCTTTATCAAGCCCAGAATGagggaaaagaagagagagactctctacccagcacctcAACTGCACATATCAAAACAGAAACTGGTGGAGAGGACTACAGATTATCAGAACCAACCAGTGATTTTCAGCCTAATTATGCAAGAAATCCATACTGTTCTGCAGCTCAGAGGGAAAACATTGATTGGATGGGAGTCGTAGGGCCTCCGTCAGGTTTTAAACCAGTCAAATCAAAGAAAAGATGGACAGGAAAAAGACAAAGCTCCCATATGAATACTAAGGGTAGAACCTCCACAGAGTCGTCCGATCTGAAATCACCCAGGCAAAGGGATAATGCTCCTTGCCGTTGTAAAGTGTGTGGAAAGTCTTTCCAGTACATGGGTTCGTTAATGAAACATGTGCAAACTCATACAAATGAGAAAGAACATATTTGTGGTGTGTGCGGAAAATGTTTTGAGTCCACAGAAAGTATGAAACATCACATCCAAACTCACATTGCAGATAGGATGTGTTGTCATGTTTGTAGTAAATGCTTCACTAGCAATAGGGATCTGATTGTGCACATGAGAACCCACACAGGGGATAAACCGTATCAATGTTCTGATTGTGGCAAAGAATTCAGCGTTCGCAATAGTCTGAAAAGGCACATGAAAATTCATGCAGGAGGTAAAGGATATAGCTGCAGTCATTGTGACAAGTGTTTCAGCACTAGCTTCCGTCTGACATTTCACATGATGAGGAGTCACAGGGGCGAAATCATACAGGTGTCCTGTATGTAG